The segment gaggccccaatcaagTACTGTACCAAGCActgcaaaaataaagaaaaaatatagtcCCTGCCCAAATAAATATACAATCTCAGCAACAACAATAATGTTAATTGTTATGGCGAACAATGTctataaaacatttatttgttcATCATTTTGGCATAACTATGTATGTGAATACATACAAGAACTGAAGTTATAGAGTATTACAGACATACAAATCAATTGAAGTACAGACTTATGAAAAACACCTCCAATTCCCAGGCAGTACTGTTCAGTTTATAGCGAAGTTATTTTGATGTTTTGCTATTGCATTTCAACCCACTTGGGTTCTGTATCATAAATACATGGTTCAATATCTATAGTTTCACATGGTCCCTGAAACAAAAATAGAGATCTGAACACCCCCACAAGTGGAGAAAATTCTAATTCAAATGAGAGAAGCTGCTTTTTTGGGGTTAATAATGTGTCTGTTTATTTGTGAAGAAATTGGTACATGGGCTGAATTTTGTCCCATAGTTCTAGTAGGAGTCTCCTCGATATCCTTAAGATTGTGCACATTGTTACTAGCTCTCTCTATTTACGGGATAGTATGAATTAGAAAAGTAACCACCGCCAGAATAATTTCTAATCATGCATTATGTTTTGCATGATGTTCTTCTCATGTACTAGCACCAATTTACAAAGGTAAATATTATGAAAAGGCCTGAAGAGCATATTTTTGTGTGCTAAACCAAATGAAATAGTGTTTGTTCAGTGATTGTGTGTGGGACGAAAACAGATACTCCTTAGCAAAGCAACCTATGTATGGCTACTTCTGGTGACTTTTACTGTGATGCCATACAAGGCACCTGCTGCATTGGGCATATGGCTAATGGTTCATATAGTCACAAACTCACTGGCAATATACTTTCCTCTCTTTCGCCCACCCCTACCTAGCCCTCAACCTCCTACCTCCTTCCATGCTGTGGTGGACAGAACTGTTGTGGAGCAGTTAGGGGCAGCAAAGTCCCTGTGGATCCTCTCCATGTCTATCCCCTCTGTATATAGGGACATCTGTGCCAATGTGAGGAGAGAAAGCAGGATTATGATCCAAAAGCATGGTCTGACTCTAGACTATAAAATTTACCCATTGCTGGAAAACCATGTCAGAACGGGGTGAAGGGAGATTGTTACTGAATATGATTCAGCAGCAAGCGTAGCCAAGGACAAGCCATGGCTAAAATCTGCTCTGTTGCTCTGTGCAGCAGAACCACCCCAGTTTCAGTGCCTTTGGGGTCTTCCACATGCCTTCTGCATGCAGCAAGGTTTGGCCCTTGTACTGATACATTAAAATGCATGCTCctaaacttcatttttattttatttcaggaaTGATGACATGCAGCAATGGGACAAGTGTCTGCACAAGATTTCTGATGTGGTTTCTTCTACTGTATATGTTTGTCAGGAAGGTGCTACCTGAAGACGACGTTATAGTTACCACTAAGAAAGGAAAAGTAAGAGGGATTCACTTGCCTGTACTTGGGGGAACTGTGACAGCCTTTCTGGGAATTCCTTATGGAGAGCCACCACTTGGTAGACTACGATTCAAAAAACCAGAGCCCCGCAACAAGTGGACAGAGATTTGGGATGCCACAAAACATGCAAACTCTTGTTATCAGAATATAGATAAAACTTTCCCTGGATTCCCCGGGTCAGAGATGTGGAATCCAAACACTAACCTTAGTGAAGACTGCTTATACCTCAATGTATGGGTTCCTTCTCCAAAACCCAAAAATGCAACTGTCATGGTATGGATTTATGGGGGTGGATTTCAATCAGGGACATCCTCTTTACCTGTCTATGATGGCAAATTTCTGGCACGTGTTGAAAGAGTCATTGTAGTTTCAGTGAACTATAGAACAGGGGCACTAGGATTCTTGGCTTTACCAGGAAACCAGGAAGCTCCAGGAAATGCAGGTTTATTTGATCAAAGGTTAGcacttcagtgggtccaggagAACATAGCCGTCTTTGGTGGCAATTCTAGAAGTGTGACTTTATTTGGAGAGAGTGCCGGGGCTGCTTCCGTTAGCTACCATATCCTTTCTTCCGAAAGCCATCCTCTTTTCACAAGAGCCATCATGCAAAGTGGTTCTGCTAATGCCCCCTGGGCCACACTAACACATTCTGAGGCAAGGAAGAGAACTTTGACTTTAGCTAAATTACTCAGCTGCTCTGGTAGCAATGAGACAGACATAATTCTCTGTCTCCGAAACAAGGATCCCCATGATGTCCTTGAGAATGAAGTTTCTGTTTTAACACACaactctcttttaaaaatgtatttctgtcCCATAGTTGATGGTGACTTTCTCACTGAAATGCCACAAACATTGATCCAGCATGGGCTCTTTAAACAAACCCAACTCTTAGTGGGAGTTAACAAAGATGAAGGGACAGCTTTTCTAGTGTATGGGGCACCTGGTTTCAGCAAAGATAATGATAGCCTGATCAATAAAACAGAATTTCAAGTAGGTTTAAGTCTGTCCTTTCCAGAAGCAAGTGAACTTGGGGTGGAATCAATCATTTTTCACTACACAGACTGGGAAGATGAGCAGAACCCTGACAATTATCGTGATGCTATggatgacattattggggattaCAATATCATATGTCCTGTAATGGAGTTCACAAATTTTTTTGCTCAACTAGGGAATAATGTATTCTTCTACTTCTTTGAACATCGGTCCTCAAAACTTGCTTGGCCAGAATGGATGGGAGTAATGCATGGTTATGAGATTGAGTTTGTATTTGGATTACCTCTAGAGAGAAGAGTTAATTATACCAAAGCTGAACAAATCTTGAGTAGATCCATATTGAGATACTGGGCAAGTTTTGCGAAAACTGGGTAAGTTTAACTTTTGCTCGTTGATTTTTATGTCAGATGCACAAACTAAAAATACTGATTCTGTTGATTGTGTTCCGGAGGCTAGTGAGGACTGTGACGAAGGATTAATTGTCCAGCTAGCTGGGACTTCTCTTTTATTATTGATAAAAAATAGCATCTCAGTCAAATAAACTGTTGAAATGCAGCTGACAATATCATATGAGTTTAAGAAAATGTTGTGTACCCTTCAAAGTTGTTAATCATCTGCTGCCCACTTATGGCAGCAGCTGTTGCAAATGAAGGCAAGCATTTCAAGCTTCAAAAACATAATACATACACCTCATACACACTATGGGTGAAACCCTGACcttattgaggtcaatggcaaaactctggTTAACTTAAGTGTGACTCAACTTGAGATTGAAATTTACCACAAAACCCAAAGAACAAAATTTTATGTGCGGCACtaagtgggagtgggggagggaatccAACCCCCTCAAGCTGTGTACCCAGCTTCTGTTCCAGCATATAGACTGGAATAGTGGCTATAACACCTATTGTCCCCATATGGTGGGGAAAGGTATCTGTATTAGTGGATCTGTGTAAGGCTTCTACAGTCACCATAGAAATATTCTTTAGGTTTGAAGACATTTACACTAACGATAGCGATTAGTAGATCCGTACAGAGTTAGTCTTAATGTTATAACTCTAGTGCAGTAGTTGCAGACTTGGATATGTATACCACTAGGGATATGTGAGCTCTCATCAGGGGTATGCGAGAAAAATTCTGTAATGGCAGACAATGGATCACGTCATGCCTTAcatacctttctttttttctgttttcataggTATATTATGACCCTATCTCAGATGGGTATATATGGTAGACTACATTATTTGAAAGGGATATgcagcctaaaaagtttgaaaaccattgcttTAGTGGTATGTTGAGAATTGACCTTCCTTCTGGTTACTTTATCCATATCTactaaggaaaaaaaacccatattgTAAATAGAAAACTGTATCCATGGCAATGCACACTTCAGTATTTAACTTATCCGCACATTAAAAAGAAATCACTTTATCTATATTTTTTTATCCTCACAGTAACTGGCTTCTGACATGGCTATTTCCTTAAACTCATTTATGCCCCGATACAAAACACACTGAGGTCAataaaaaaattcccattgacttcaactttggatcatgccctaaccatttttcattcatagattcatagcttACAAGCCAGAGTAGACCACTCttgtcatctagtctgatctcataCATAACAGATGCCATAGTACTTCCATGAATTAATTACCATATTATTTAGAAAAATTATCCAATCTTGTTTtcaaattgtcagtgatggagaacccatcacaacccttggtaagttgttccgtTGGTAAATTAGTCTCACTTCTAAAAATGTCTgccttatttttagtctgaatttgtctagtttcaatttccagccattgagTCTTGTTTTACCTTTATCTATTAAACTGAAGAGCCTTTTACTATCTATTTTCTGTTCTCCATTTAAATACCTATAGACTATGATCCCCttaaccccttaaccttctctttgttaaactaaacaggcTGTGCTCATGGAGTCTTTCACAATATAGCATATTttcccaatcctttaatcatgctAATGacccttctctgaactctctcctaCTTAGCAACATCCTTTGTGAATTGTTTATATAGTCAAGAattacattagctcttttggccataacatcatattgggagctcatgtttagttgattattcaccatgaccccatgtccttttcagagtcactgcttcccaagacaggcctgcattctttgttccaaggTGTATGTATGACTTTACATTCAATCTGGGAcctttcttcattatttaccactcccccaatctttgtccTCTGCAAACTGTTAGGACCTTTCCTCTTTGGTCATATTGCTTACTTAGAAACAAATTCATGTTCAGAAACTGTTGCCTCACATTTCTCACCCAAACTATTCTTTTGAGTTGATTATGCGTTTATAAGGTATTTAAGAGGGCAGTATTATTTCATGAATGATAAGAATGGTAAAAATTGATTTGGTGAACTGTATTTAATAGGCCtagttttgtattcattttacaTTACATGTTGAGGGGAACTAACAGTCTGTTTAAATGCATCATTCCTTTAACAGATTTTCCGTTTAAGAGGTGTAATTATTTGGCTACACAGatggaaaaaataattcatttagccaGTCTATTCCTTTAGCAGGCTTGAGTGGGGGCTTTCTTGACGGTACTTGATGAGCATTATAAAAGGAATTAAGATACTACATATTTGTCATCTCTCTGAATTCTAGCATACACCGCAGATAAATAAACTCTTcaaatgtatagtattttaatcTAAGTTTtatattactgaaaaattattttaatctaaGAACTCTTTTCATTAGCATTGAGGCACTACGCTACATGCATTTTAGGCAATAAAATGTGCTTGCATTGAGTAATTTTTTAACGTTGGGCTGCATTTTAGAAGAGGAATGCATTTGATGCTTTACTGTCATTTATGCATTAATTTTTTGCAATAAATTGCTGCTATGGAGCCTATACAGTGAGGTCAGCTAAAACTTGGTAATCCTTTCTGCTTAAGGGTTAAAGATAGATCCAATATCCATagcactctgaaaccagtagagATCAGACTTTTCAACAGGAATTAAGAAAATGCACAGAATTAGGGATCTCCACTAGATTCTACAGCTTTTACAAACCTATCCTGCCGGAAATTGCAGATAATGACAATGCTGTAGCCACCACAACTATATCTAAAAGTGTAGAAGTTTCAATTTAAATCgaaacatttatttgttttaaaaatgagcttCTCTTTTCATAGAGATTTTGAAGAGCAATATTTAGATGTGTGCTTTTGGTATTAGCATAGTTTCAGAGGTATAATACATAGTTTCCTGTTTCTCAATATCTGCTTGGTAAGATGAAGTTACAGAGATAAGGGCACAGTGCAAGCTAAAATTAGGCAActtaaggtgtgtgtgtgcaagttTAAATTTGTGAAAGACTGTCAGCCAATAGTCTTGTCATCTAGTCTGATTATCATTTGGACTATAATTAGATTAGCTGGTAGATAGTATTTCAAGTGGTTTCCACAGCAAACAGAAAATACTCAGTATCTGCTTCTACCACAAGTAATGAAAACATGACTATTTATGGTAGATAATACATCTATGCAATTCTAATCCCCAGCAAAACAATCACATTGGTATGTTTTCTACTGAGTTAATCTGTTAGATGCCACTCGCTTCATAAACAAACACATGGCTCTAACCAATGTACACTGCCCATAGTTTAGAATAAGTGGATCAAATTGATTCTAAAAATTATCAGGAGTAGAGTATGCCTCCCCTCTTCCTGACACGTCTGAACACACGCTACAGATtcataaaaaatacaaatactCCTTGCATTTGACATATTGTGCATAGTAAATTCTAGTGCAATAAAAGGGTAAGTATATAGGGGGCAAAAGTGCCTTTGCCATTGAGTACCAGAGGAGAAAACTGGGCCAAAAAGATGAAAATCAGAACGATTATACAGCACAGTTATTACTGCGGGCGTTTGACCTAATATTCTAATGTGCACTAATACCAAAGCATGAGGAAGGAAACAGAAGCCTGCATATGAAAAGAGATATTAAAAACTCAGCAAaagctgaaagatttttttttttgtctcaatGACTTTACACTTGGAGGTAATTTCGAGGTGGCTCAATTTACCTCAGAAAGGACAGAGTGCTTCATTTAGCCTTCAGTGCTGTGGCTTGTAACTGCATGTTCCTCATGGGTTCTCTTTGAGCTTGCAGTTTGGCCCTATATTTTTCATCCAGACATGAGTGCTGGGATTAAGGGTGTTCATTATGAAACAGGCAGGTTCAATGACCCTAAAGGAGCCGTCTTCCATTCTCAAGAAATACCTGATGTCAtgtaaaac is part of the Chelonia mydas isolate rCheMyd1 chromosome 9, rCheMyd1.pri.v2, whole genome shotgun sequence genome and harbors:
- the BCHE gene encoding cholinesterase isoform X1; this encodes MMTCSNGTSVCTRFLMWFLLLYMFVRKVLPEDDVIVTTKKGKVRGIHLPVLGGTVTAFLGIPYGEPPLGRLRFKKPEPRNKWTEIWDATKHANSCYQNIDKTFPGFPGSEMWNPNTNLSEDCLYLNVWVPSPKPKNATVMVWIYGGGFQSGTSSLPVYDGKFLARVERVIVVSVNYRTGALGFLALPGNQEAPGNAGLFDQRLALQWVQENIAVFGGNSRSVTLFGESAGAASVSYHILSSESHPLFTRAIMQSGSANAPWATLTHSEARKRTLTLAKLLSCSGSNETDIILCLRNKDPHDVLENEVSVLTHNSLLKMYFCPIVDGDFLTEMPQTLIQHGLFKQTQLLVGVNKDEGTAFLVYGAPGFSKDNDSLINKTEFQVGLSLSFPEASELGVESIIFHYTDWEDEQNPDNYRDAMDDIIGDYNIICPVMEFTNFFAQLGNNVFFYFFEHRSSKLAWPEWMGVMHGYEIEFVFGLPLERRVNYTKAEQILSRSILRYWASFAKTGTPNGTQINGTRWPIFTTTEQKYLTLNTDASKIYTKLRAQQCRFWNVFFPKVLEITGNIDEAEREWKAGFHRWNNYMMDWKNQFNDYTSKKESCAGL
- the BCHE gene encoding cholinesterase isoform X2, which produces MMTCSNGTSVCTRFLMWFLLLYMFVRKVLPEDDVIVTTKKGKVRGIHLPVLGGTVTAFLGIPYGEPPLGRLRFKKPEPRNKWTEIWDATKHANSCYQNIDKTFPGFPGSEMWNPNTNLSEDCLYLNVWVPSPKPKNATVMVWIYGGGFQSGTSSLPVYDGKFLARVERVIVVSVNYRTGALGFLALPGNQEAPGNAGLFDQRLALQWVQENIAVFGGNSRSVTLFGESAGAASVSYHILSSESHPLFTRAIMQSGSANAPWATLTHSEARKRTLTLAKLLSCSGSNETDIILCLRNKDPHDVLENEVSVLTHNSLLKMYFCPIVDGDFLTEMPQTLIQHGLFKQTQLLVGVNKDEGTAFLVYGAPGFSKDNDSLINKTEFQVGLSLSFPEASELGVESIIFHYTDWEDEQNPDNYRDAMDDIIGDYNIICPVMEFTNFFAQLGNNVFFYFFEHRSSKLAWPEWMGVMHGYEIEFVFGLPLERRVNYTKAEQILSRSILRYWASFAKTGKY